CGACGGTCTCGGTGGACGGCCACGAGATGGGCGAGACCGGCCCCGGCGGCTCGCTGTGGGTGATCCCCGCGGCCGAAAGCTACGAGATCGACGTCGACGCCGACGGTCGAACGGTGAACGCGACCGTCGAGTAGCGGAGGCCGTCTTTTAAGTACGAGGACGAGGCGAGAGCGGTGCGTGAATCGGCGGTTCGAGCGAGCGCACGACCGCGGCCGAGCCATCGCACCCGTCGTCGCCGCCGTGGTGCTCGTGGCGATCGGCGTGGTGCTGGCCGGAACCCTCGCCGTGGTTCTGGGTGCCGTCTCGCCAGCAGACCCCGCGCCGATCGCCACCTTCGAGCTGAGCGTCGACGGCGAGGACTCGCGGATCACGCTCGAGCACCGCCGCGGCGAGGCGATCGATGTCGACGAGCTCGCGATGGTCGT
Above is a genomic segment from Natrononativus amylolyticus containing:
- a CDS encoding type IV pilin, with the protein product MNRRFERAHDRGRAIAPVVAAVVLVAIGVVLAGTLAVVLGAVSPADPAPIATFELSVDGEDSRITLEHRRGEAIDVDELAMVVEVNGEPLTHQPPVPFVGASGFRGSPSGPLNERSETTWEQGERSSLRVAETNEPRIEPGDEVAVTLAVNGRVVADLEATAA